One genomic window of Novosphingobium aureum includes the following:
- a CDS encoding LysR substrate-binding domain-containing protein, which translates to MPVRRLPPLRALEAFVRVVRLGSAKAAANELALSPSALSRRVAALEDFTGKRLFTRQHQAMKLTDEGQAFYNVVGPKLEELAEAVESQIDRGQVLRLHLGVPTLFGGQRLFPRLPELRKLHPRLHIDIDTGAHLEARVGDTLDAAVILAKEPDPMFYRVQLDHNKVYAITSKDLAAEIGTSPDRETLSKQTFLIHQDLPDSLDAWKNAIGMSDLEPASVDKFDSGQLVLEAAAQGLGIAIMHDDHFRRSHDNRLARLYDIDVESPYRYWFVCRPKALESRPVRMFHEWLQQAGL; encoded by the coding sequence TTGCCCGTACGTCGTCTTCCTCCCCTGCGCGCCCTCGAAGCCTTCGTGCGCGTGGTCCGTCTCGGTTCCGCCAAGGCGGCGGCCAACGAACTGGCGCTCAGCCCCTCGGCGCTCTCGCGCCGCGTCGCCGCGCTCGAGGACTTCACCGGCAAGCGTCTGTTCACCCGCCAGCACCAGGCAATGAAGCTGACCGACGAGGGCCAGGCCTTCTACAACGTCGTCGGCCCCAAGCTCGAGGAACTGGCCGAGGCGGTCGAATCGCAGATCGATCGTGGGCAGGTCCTGCGCCTGCACCTGGGCGTGCCCACGCTGTTCGGCGGCCAGCGCCTGTTCCCGCGCCTGCCCGAGCTGCGCAAGCTGCACCCCCGCCTGCACATCGACATCGACACCGGCGCCCACCTCGAGGCGCGCGTGGGCGACACGCTCGACGCCGCGGTGATCCTCGCCAAGGAACCCGACCCGATGTTCTACCGGGTCCAGCTTGACCACAACAAGGTCTACGCCATCACCTCCAAGGACCTTGCCGCGGAGATCGGCACGAGCCCCGATCGCGAGACGCTCTCCAAGCAGACCTTCCTGATTCACCAGGACCTGCCCGACAGCCTCGATGCGTGGAAGAACGCCATCGGCATGTCCGATCTCGAACCGGCCTCGGTCGACAAGTTCGATTCGGGCCAGCTGGTGCTCGAGGCCGCGGCGCAGGGTCTGGGCATCGCGATCATGCACGACGACCACTTCCGCCGCAGCCACGACAACCGTCTGGCGCGGCTCTACGACATCGACGTCGAGAGCCCCTACCGCTACTGGTTCGTGTGCCGCCCCAAGGCGCTCGAATCGCGCCCCGTGCGCATGTTCCACGAGTGGCTGCAGCAAGCCGGGCTCTGA
- a CDS encoding DUF1489 family protein — translation MPLNMTKIAFSAASPADLRAWLESHEAIGEARLTTRYLPTRHAEMVGGSLYWILEHALIGRSPILGFEQRESDGRWHIRLAPKLIPVVTKPKRAHQGWRYLKEEDAPRDLGNGESSGDIMPPKLARELMRLGLV, via the coding sequence ATGCCGCTGAACATGACCAAGATCGCCTTCTCCGCCGCCAGCCCGGCGGACCTGCGCGCCTGGCTGGAGAGCCACGAGGCTATCGGCGAGGCCCGCCTCACTACCCGCTACCTGCCCACCCGCCACGCCGAGATGGTCGGCGGATCGCTCTACTGGATACTCGAGCACGCGCTCATCGGCCGCTCCCCGATCCTTGGCTTCGAACAGCGCGAGAGTGACGGGCGCTGGCATATCCGCCTCGCGCCCAAGCTGATCCCGGTGGTGACCAAGCCCAAGCGCGCCCATCAGGGATGGCGCTACCTCAAGGAGGAGGACGCGCCGCGCGATCTCGGCAATGGCGAGAGCAGCGGTGACATCATGCCGCCCAAGCTCGCGCGCGAACTGATGCGGCTCGGGCTGGTCTGA
- the nudC gene encoding NAD(+) diphosphatase, with the protein MNTLSECLPAPIAFAGSPIDRADHVRADPAAIAALLGRKAKVLCLDGLDPVLSDDGALVWRDLPTEASRGELVFLGLEGEGEHARGCFAEVPLNLPPGGPHAGPGGWNAMAVLDVGELAIYGAARALVSWHARHRFCAQCGAATVIAKGGWQRDCVSRTEASAQDDPNHCGASHFPRVDPVTIMTVEHEGCLLLGRQPRFPEGRYSALAGFVEPGETIEEAVARETFEEAGVRVRDVRYVISQPWPFPSSLMIGCHAFADDPAIVMDETEMEDVRWFTREEVAEALEARTRGENGRAFGAPPHTAVAHALLAWWLSRK; encoded by the coding sequence GTGAACACCCTGTCCGAATGCCTGCCCGCCCCGATTGCCTTCGCCGGCTCTCCGATCGACCGCGCCGACCACGTGCGCGCCGATCCCGCGGCAATCGCGGCGCTGCTCGGGCGCAAGGCGAAGGTGCTGTGTCTCGACGGGCTCGACCCGGTGCTGAGCGACGATGGTGCCCTGGTGTGGAGGGACCTGCCGACCGAGGCCTCGCGCGGCGAGCTCGTGTTCCTCGGGCTCGAGGGCGAGGGTGAGCATGCACGCGGCTGTTTTGCCGAAGTGCCGCTGAACCTTCCGCCTGGCGGCCCGCATGCGGGGCCCGGTGGCTGGAACGCGATGGCGGTGCTCGATGTGGGCGAACTTGCGATCTACGGAGCGGCGCGCGCGCTGGTCAGCTGGCACGCACGCCATCGCTTCTGCGCCCAGTGCGGGGCGGCCACCGTGATCGCCAAGGGCGGCTGGCAGCGCGACTGCGTCTCTCGCACTGAGGCCAGCGCTCAGGACGATCCGAACCACTGCGGCGCCTCGCATTTTCCGCGTGTCGACCCGGTCACGATCATGACCGTCGAGCACGAAGGCTGCCTGCTGCTCGGACGCCAGCCGCGCTTTCCCGAAGGGCGCTATTCCGCGCTCGCGGGCTTCGTCGAGCCGGGAGAGACGATCGAGGAGGCGGTCGCGCGCGAGACCTTCGAGGAAGCAGGGGTGCGCGTGCGCGACGTGCGCTACGTGATCAGCCAGCCCTGGCCGTTCCCGTCCTCGCTGATGATCGGCTGCCACGCCTTTGCCGACGATCCCGCCATCGTTATGGACGAGACCGAGATGGAGGACGTGCGCTGGTTCACCCGCGAGGAGGTTGCCGAAGCGCTCGAGGCGCGCACGCGGGGCGAGAACGGCCGCGCGTTCGGCGCCCCGCCGCATACTGCCGTGGCCCATGCGCTGCTGGCCTGGTGGCTGTCCCGAAAATGA
- a CDS encoding RcnB family protein, with protein MGKTNIGRKLIMGLVAASMMVPALAVPGTASAQSAREAHRSDQRVREEQRDLRQARRYGDRQDVRRAQRDVNIAKREAREDWRDYRRAHRNTYHRPAYQGPRGYRYRPVAVGHRFERSYYGDRYWVRDYRRYRLPAPRAGQRWVRYNNDVVLISMRSGRVLRVYNGFFW; from the coding sequence ATGGGCAAGACCAATATCGGCCGCAAGTTGATCATGGGCCTCGTTGCCGCGAGCATGATGGTGCCCGCATTGGCAGTGCCCGGCACTGCCTCGGCGCAGAGCGCCCGCGAGGCGCATCGCAGTGATCAGCGGGTGCGCGAGGAACAGCGCGACCTGCGCCAGGCGCGTCGCTATGGCGACCGGCAGGACGTGCGCCGCGCGCAGCGCGACGTGAACATTGCCAAGCGTGAGGCGCGCGAGGACTGGCGCGACTATCGCCGCGCGCACCGCAATACTTATCACCGTCCCGCCTATCAGGGGCCGCGCGGCTATCGCTATCGCCCGGTCGCGGTCGGCCACCGTTTCGAGCGCTCCTACTATGGCGATCGTTACTGGGTGCGTGACTACCGCCGCTATCGCCTGCCCGCACCGCGTGCCGGCCAGCGCTGGGTGCGCTACAACAACGACGTCGTGCTGATCTCGATGCGTAGCGGGCGCGTGCTGCGGGTCTACAACGGCTTCTTCTGGTAA
- the mgtE gene encoding magnesium transporter: MSDADLKDTSEELEPVRGAYAGAPGDPDDPETDGAETASEPESESLDEDNRLKAEYVRAVKDALDEEDFDRVYELVEPLHPADIADLFELVDSDERPRLANAIRDLMGVEVIAELNDWVREALVEALPADVVASIAGELDTDDAVAMLEDLDEEDQRAVLAEMEPEDRAAIVSALSYPEESAGRMMSRELVAVPETMTVGDLIDYLREHRELPTEFWEVFIVDPMHRPIGTCALSWILRCPRNIPLYDVMAREQTLIPADMDQEEVALRFQKYALISAAVVDDSGRLIGQVTVDDVVHIISEEAGEDTLLLSGAGDGDINEPIRDAWSSRVRWLIANLLTASLASGVIAMFEDTIARMVALATLMPIVAGLGGNAGTQTLAVTVRALAMNQLTASNAWRAVRREMSIALLNGGTVALVIGLAVTLIFGNPMLGGVIAAAMMTNIVIAGMAGVLIPLTLERLNADPAISSSVFVTMTTDSMGFLVFLGLATASGLVG; the protein is encoded by the coding sequence ATGAGCGACGCGGACCTCAAGGATACTTCGGAAGAACTCGAGCCGGTCCGCGGCGCGTACGCTGGTGCGCCCGGCGACCCGGACGATCCGGAGACGGACGGGGCGGAAACGGCCAGCGAGCCTGAATCGGAAAGCCTCGACGAGGACAACCGTCTCAAGGCCGAATACGTGCGTGCGGTCAAGGATGCCCTCGACGAGGAGGACTTCGACCGCGTCTACGAGCTGGTCGAGCCGCTCCACCCCGCCGACATCGCCGACTTGTTCGAGCTGGTCGATTCGGACGAGCGCCCCCGCCTTGCCAACGCGATCCGCGACCTCATGGGCGTCGAGGTCATCGCCGAACTCAACGACTGGGTGCGCGAGGCGCTGGTCGAGGCCCTGCCCGCCGACGTCGTCGCGAGCATCGCGGGCGAACTCGACACCGACGACGCGGTCGCCATGCTCGAGGACCTCGACGAGGAGGACCAGCGCGCGGTCCTCGCCGAGATGGAGCCCGAGGACCGCGCCGCGATCGTCTCGGCGCTGTCCTATCCCGAGGAATCCGCCGGCCGCATGATGAGCCGCGAGCTCGTCGCGGTGCCCGAGACGATGACCGTGGGCGACCTCATCGATTACCTGCGCGAGCATCGCGAGCTGCCGACCGAGTTCTGGGAAGTGTTCATCGTCGACCCGATGCACCGCCCGATCGGAACCTGCGCGCTCTCGTGGATCCTGCGCTGCCCGCGCAACATCCCGCTCTACGACGTCATGGCGCGCGAGCAGACGCTGATCCCGGCCGACATGGACCAGGAGGAAGTCGCGCTGCGCTTCCAGAAGTACGCACTGATCTCGGCAGCGGTGGTCGACGATTCGGGCCGCCTCATCGGCCAGGTCACCGTCGACGACGTCGTGCACATCATCTCCGAAGAGGCCGGCGAGGATACCCTGCTGCTCTCGGGCGCGGGTGACGGCGACATCAACGAGCCGATCCGCGATGCCTGGTCGAGCCGCGTGCGCTGGCTCATCGCCAACCTGCTTACCGCATCGCTCGCCTCGGGCGTGATCGCGATGTTCGAGGACACCATCGCGCGCATGGTCGCGCTGGCCACGCTGATGCCGATCGTCGCCGGGCTCGGCGGCAATGCCGGGACGCAGACGCTCGCGGTCACCGTGCGCGCGCTCGCGATGAACCAGCTCACCGCCAGTAACGCCTGGCGCGCGGTCCGGCGCGAGATGTCGATCGCTCTGCTCAACGGCGGTACCGTGGCGCTGGTGATCGGCCTCGCGGTGACGCTGATATTCGGCAACCCCATGCTCGGCGGGGTCATCGCCGCGGCCATGATGACCAATATCGTCATCGCCGGGATGGCGGGCGTGCTGATCCCGCTGACGCTCGAGAGGCTCAATGCCGACCCCGCGATCTCATCCTCGGTCTTCGTCACGATGACCACCGATTCGATGGGCTTCCTCGTCTTCCTCGGCCTCGCGACGGCATCGGGTCTGGTCGGCTGA
- a CDS encoding serine hydrolase domain-containing protein: MSAAREGLSAALDRRLFLRLAGLAGLSTLPGSRIALAADRRDLLPRVREVVERWTGPGRFPGMVASLGLPGQQAQFVSRGTQGFTDAAPMGPDSLFRIYSMTKPVTGMAAMQLIAQGKISLDMPVYEVLPEYRHMQVQDRYDGPVDKTHAAARPITMRHLLTHTAGLGYTFVQSGPIKALMEQKGLIGGQVSRLDMPGIFNGKAVSGLDTFAQRLAQVPLVAEPGARWIYSLALDLMGRVIEVVSGRPFDRYLAETIFEPAGMTSTFFAVPASEAARLTTNFGALGPVLVPIDAGAGSIYLDPPPFPFGGSGLVSSPRDYDRFLRILAQYGMLDGRRILAEEAVRLGTSNLLPAGVAGPVDDGSGDPGPARRGRSAGFGAGGRVGTGPEAGVFGWSGAAGTLGMVDMRHALRSQLFVQFMPPDAVPLLPQFQSALKADITALLGDTKA, from the coding sequence ATGAGCGCGGCGCGCGAGGGGCTCTCGGCGGCGCTCGACCGGCGGCTGTTCTTGCGGCTGGCGGGGCTTGCCGGGCTGAGCACGCTGCCGGGTTCGCGCATCGCGCTTGCTGCCGATCGGCGCGACCTGCTGCCGCGCGTGCGCGAGGTGGTCGAACGCTGGACCGGGCCGGGGCGCTTTCCCGGGATGGTCGCCTCGCTCGGCCTGCCGGGGCAGCAGGCGCAGTTCGTCTCGCGCGGGACGCAGGGTTTTACCGATGCCGCGCCGATGGGGCCCGACAGCCTGTTTCGCATCTACTCGATGACCAAGCCGGTGACCGGCATGGCCGCCATGCAGCTGATCGCGCAAGGCAAGATCTCGCTCGACATGCCGGTCTACGAAGTCCTGCCCGAGTACCGCCACATGCAGGTGCAGGACCGCTACGACGGCCCGGTCGACAAGACCCATGCCGCCGCGCGTCCTATCACCATGCGCCACCTGCTTACCCATACCGCAGGGCTTGGCTATACGTTCGTGCAGAGCGGGCCGATCAAGGCGCTGATGGAGCAAAAGGGCCTGATCGGCGGGCAGGTCTCGCGCCTCGACATGCCCGGCATCTTCAACGGCAAGGCGGTCTCGGGTCTCGACACTTTCGCGCAGCGTCTGGCGCAAGTGCCGCTGGTGGCCGAGCCGGGAGCCAGATGGATCTACTCGCTCGCGCTCGACCTGATGGGGCGGGTGATCGAGGTGGTCTCTGGACGCCCCTTCGACCGCTATCTTGCCGAGACGATCTTCGAACCGGCGGGAATGACCTCGACATTCTTCGCGGTGCCCGCGAGCGAGGCAGCGCGTCTCACCACCAATTTCGGAGCGCTGGGCCCGGTACTCGTGCCGATCGATGCAGGCGCGGGTTCGATCTACCTCGACCCGCCACCGTTTCCCTTCGGCGGCTCGGGCCTCGTCAGCTCGCCGCGCGACTACGACCGTTTCCTGCGCATCCTGGCCCAGTACGGCATGCTCGATGGCAGGCGCATCCTCGCCGAGGAGGCGGTACGCCTCGGGACGTCGAACCTCCTTCCTGCAGGCGTTGCGGGACCAGTCGACGACGGCAGCGGCGATCCCGGGCCTGCGCGGCGCGGGCGCAGCGCCGGGTTCGGTGCGGGCGGGCGGGTCGGAACCGGACCCGAGGCGGGAGTGTTCGGCTGGTCGGGAGCGGCGGGAACGCTCGGCATGGTCGACATGCGCCACGCGCTGCGCTCGCAGCTCTTCGTGCAGTTCATGCCGCCCGACGCGGTGCCACTGCTGCCCCAGTTCCAGTCGGCGCTCAAAGCCGACATCACCGCCCTGCTTGGAGATACCAAGGCGTGA
- the ybeY gene encoding rRNA maturation RNase YbeY, giving the protein MQLEIDIEAPWPGDTDWVELAERALEALAQVAPELANERLITSVLFTSDAEVHVLNREWRAKDKPTNVLSFPMLEREDLLDLEAEGPPEMLGDIALAAETCIREAAEKNVSIQDHASHLMIHGLLHLAGLDHEISEADAVAMEALETKALAILGIADPYGDRN; this is encoded by the coding sequence ATGCAGCTCGAAATCGACATCGAAGCCCCCTGGCCCGGCGATACCGACTGGGTCGAGCTTGCCGAGCGCGCGCTCGAGGCGCTGGCGCAAGTCGCGCCCGAGCTGGCGAACGAGCGGCTGATCACCAGCGTGCTGTTCACCAGCGACGCGGAGGTGCACGTGCTCAACCGCGAGTGGCGCGCCAAGGACAAGCCGACCAACGTGCTGTCCTTCCCGATGCTGGAGCGCGAGGATCTGCTCGATCTCGAAGCCGAGGGGCCGCCAGAGATGCTTGGCGACATCGCCCTCGCGGCAGAGACCTGCATCCGCGAGGCGGCGGAAAAGAACGTTTCGATTCAAGACCATGCCAGCCACCTTATGATCCATGGGCTGCTCCACCTCGCAGGGCTCGACCACGAGATTTCCGAGGCCGATGCAGTGGCGATGGAAGCATTGGAAACAAAGGCACTTGCGATTCTCGGTATTGCCGACCCATATGGGGACCGCAATTGA
- a CDS encoding hemolysin family protein, which produces MADNGRHTEASSGDGDSTGTLWRVFRRLFQADADQSLRAQIEGVINEHEGDGGEGGESSGDLSQLERQMLRNLLHFSEHDADDVAIPRGEIIAIPASASWAEVVEAFAEHGHSRLPVYGDSLDEVKGMIHIKDVFPILARGETPPADWTSLLRRPLFVPQSRGALDVLADMRAQRVHLAVVIDEYTGTDGIITIEDLVEEIVGEIEDEHDDAPEEWLVPLENGVWDADSRAELDDVAERIDPRLAEIEEAVDTLGGLAFVLAEQVPQVGAILEHESGWRIEITEGNERHVTRLRLHPPLESLEREEV; this is translated from the coding sequence ATGGCCGACAATGGCCGCCACACCGAGGCGAGCTCGGGAGACGGAGACAGTACCGGCACGCTCTGGCGTGTTTTCCGCAGGCTGTTTCAGGCTGACGCCGACCAATCTCTGCGCGCGCAGATCGAGGGCGTCATCAACGAACACGAGGGCGACGGCGGCGAAGGCGGCGAAAGCAGCGGCGACCTGTCGCAGCTCGAGCGCCAGATGCTGCGCAACCTGCTTCATTTCAGCGAGCACGATGCCGACGACGTCGCCATCCCGCGCGGCGAGATCATCGCGATCCCCGCCTCTGCAAGCTGGGCCGAGGTGGTCGAGGCCTTCGCCGAGCACGGCCATTCGCGCCTGCCGGTCTACGGCGACTCGCTCGACGAGGTGAAGGGCATGATCCACATCAAGGATGTGTTTCCCATCCTCGCGCGCGGCGAAACCCCGCCTGCCGACTGGACCAGCCTCCTGCGCCGCCCGCTGTTCGTGCCCCAGTCGCGCGGCGCGCTCGACGTTCTCGCCGACATGCGCGCCCAGCGCGTCCACCTCGCGGTGGTGATCGACGAATATACCGGCACCGACGGGATCATCACCATCGAGGACCTCGTCGAGGAAATCGTCGGCGAGATCGAGGACGAGCACGACGATGCCCCCGAGGAATGGCTGGTGCCGCTCGAGAACGGGGTATGGGACGCCGACTCGCGCGCCGAGCTCGACGATGTCGCCGAGCGAATCGATCCACGGCTTGCCGAAATCGAGGAAGCGGTCGATACACTCGGCGGCCTCGCCTTCGTTCTGGCCGAGCAGGTTCCGCAGGTCGGCGCCATTCTCGAGCACGAAAGCGGCTGGCGGATCGAGATTACCGAGGGCAACGAGCGTCATGTGACGAGACTTCGCCTTCATCCGCCGCTAGAGAGCCTCGAAAGAGAGGAAGTCTGA
- a CDS encoding putative bifunctional diguanylate cyclase/phosphodiesterase yields MRNFRTIAARLLGSLEKRLIGAMTLIVLLTVVLQVVSQRESFAVRAQSEALGTATASAENARQFEEAVSKLRMASNRGLLSGEDAGANDSLTDAAIAIGDRLGKLRASGLAAHELPAATRVFAGLDRHVATIIKAQAGGRDAQLLASEVKATNGQMQALADTILVGALDRRDAAQARLDTSIARWQSIVFAIGLVTIAVIALVAFDLIRNILPALRRMHRGVQRLADGELEVEIGSFSLQELEALSGPLETFRKNARAVRDLAFTDVATGLPNRRSFLDTVSKAFSAEPDATFALMLVDIDRFKHVNDDYGHAAGDELVRLIGERMREILGADALVARVGGDEFALCLRPAAGRSGNGLASELVAAMRDPFNLGEYSVAVTVSIGVVEVVPARAPALDAVIRKADLALYAAKKNGRNGSTPFAEDMAEERAVDRALEKDLEKAFEHDQLRMVYQPIHSVQSGRPEVEALVRWKHPELGEVPPSTFIPAAERSGLMVRLGEWIIRRAMSDFAQWPEMDMSLNLSPLQLQHEGFSTFLVECCKEHDIAPGRLFLEVTESLSIERNTRALLMLNLLRNLGFRIALDDFGTGYSSLSMVKSFKFDRMKLDRSLVMDLGQDPASHAVFEAAVTMARHVGAEVVAEGISDEGLIGATTSAGCTHLQGYFYSRPIEACDVTAYFEGAREAVERAA; encoded by the coding sequence ATGCGGAATTTCAGAACGATCGCGGCACGGCTTCTCGGGTCGCTGGAAAAACGACTGATCGGTGCGATGACGCTCATCGTGCTGCTCACGGTAGTGCTTCAGGTGGTCTCGCAGCGCGAATCCTTCGCGGTGCGCGCGCAGAGCGAGGCGCTGGGTACGGCCACTGCGAGTGCCGAGAACGCGCGCCAGTTCGAGGAGGCGGTGAGCAAGCTGCGCATGGCGAGCAATCGCGGGCTGCTCTCGGGCGAGGACGCAGGCGCCAACGACAGCCTGACCGATGCCGCCATCGCCATCGGCGACAGGCTCGGCAAGCTGCGCGCCAGCGGACTGGCGGCTCACGAACTGCCTGCCGCGACGCGGGTCTTCGCCGGGCTCGACCGGCACGTTGCGACAATCATCAAGGCACAGGCCGGGGGCAGGGACGCGCAGCTTCTGGCGAGCGAGGTCAAGGCGACCAACGGTCAGATGCAGGCGCTTGCCGATACAATCCTTGTGGGAGCGCTTGATCGGCGCGATGCCGCGCAGGCCCGGCTCGACACCTCGATTGCGCGCTGGCAGTCGATCGTCTTTGCCATCGGCCTCGTCACCATCGCGGTGATCGCGCTGGTCGCCTTCGATCTCATCCGCAACATCCTGCCCGCGCTGCGGCGCATGCATCGCGGCGTCCAGCGCCTTGCCGACGGCGAGCTCGAGGTCGAGATCGGCAGCTTCAGCCTGCAGGAGCTCGAGGCGCTCTCGGGGCCGCTCGAAACCTTCCGCAAGAACGCACGCGCGGTGCGCGACCTCGCCTTCACCGATGTCGCGACGGGGCTGCCCAACCGCCGCTCCTTCCTCGATACGGTGAGCAAGGCGTTCTCCGCCGAGCCGGATGCGACTTTCGCGCTCATGCTGGTCGACATCGACCGCTTCAAGCACGTCAACGACGACTACGGCCACGCGGCTGGCGACGAGCTGGTGCGGCTGATCGGCGAGCGCATGCGTGAAATCCTCGGGGCCGATGCGCTCGTCGCCCGGGTCGGGGGTGACGAATTCGCGTTGTGCCTGCGGCCCGCCGCCGGACGCTCGGGCAATGGTCTTGCATCCGAGCTGGTTGCAGCGATGCGCGATCCCTTCAACCTCGGCGAGTATTCGGTCGCGGTGACCGTCTCGATCGGTGTTGTCGAGGTCGTGCCAGCGCGTGCTCCCGCACTCGATGCGGTGATCCGCAAGGCCGACCTCGCACTCTATGCCGCGAAGAAGAACGGGCGCAACGGCTCCACCCCCTTCGCCGAGGACATGGCCGAGGAACGCGCGGTCGACCGTGCGCTGGAGAAGGATCTCGAGAAGGCCTTCGAGCACGACCAGCTGCGCATGGTCTACCAACCGATCCACTCGGTGCAGAGCGGACGCCCCGAAGTCGAGGCGCTGGTGCGCTGGAAGCACCCCGAACTGGGCGAGGTGCCGCCCTCGACCTTCATCCCTGCGGCGGAGCGTTCGGGGCTGATGGTGCGGCTGGGCGAATGGATCATCCGCCGCGCGATGAGCGACTTCGCACAGTGGCCCGAGATGGACATGAGCCTCAACCTCTCGCCGCTCCAGCTCCAGCACGAGGGCTTCTCGACCTTCCTCGTCGAGTGCTGCAAGGAGCACGACATTGCCCCCGGGCGGCTGTTCCTCGAGGTCACCGAATCGCTTTCGATCGAACGCAACACCCGAGCGCTGCTGATGCTCAACCTGCTGCGCAATCTCGGTTTCCGCATCGCGCTCGACGATTTCGGGACCGGCTATTCCTCGCTCTCGATGGTCAAGAGCTTCAAGTTCGACCGCATGAAGCTCGACCGCTCGCTGGTCATGGACCTCGGGCAGGACCCGGCCTCGCATGCGGTGTTCGAGGCGGCGGTGACGATGGCGCGCCACGTCGGCGCCGAAGTCGTCGCCGAGGGGATCAGCGACGAGGGCCTCATCGGCGCGACGACGAGCGCCGGCTGCACGCACCTGCAGGGCTACTTCTACAGCCGCCCGATCGAGGCCTGCGACGTGACGGCTTACTTCGAGGGTGCGCGCGAAGCGGTGGAGCGCGCTGCGTGA
- a CDS encoding PhoH family protein, translating into MARKAARAEFDPAQLRSETHRRARVEIEFDEPSLLGALFGQFDANLVQVENRLGVYIAARGNRIQIEGPEDAVARSRETLTGMYKRLEQGQDLDSGAIESLISMSAEPTFDGIITGEDAKSPPIMIRTRKKTIVPRSAVQVDYMRALAKHDVIFALGPAGTGKTYLAVAQAVSQLMTGSVQRLILSRPAVEAGEKLGFLPGDMKDKVDPYLRPLYDALYDCMPPEQVERRIASGEIEIAPIAFMRGRTLADAFVILDEAQNTTREQMKMFLTRFGQNSRMVVCGDPRQVDLPGGDRNSGLSDAVTKLEGVEGIAVTRFTAADVVRHPIVGRIVEAYEGPLSQYDE; encoded by the coding sequence ATGGCCCGAAAAGCAGCCCGTGCCGAGTTTGACCCGGCTCAGTTGAGGTCCGAAACCCATCGTCGGGCCCGTGTCGAAATAGAATTCGACGAACCTTCGCTGCTGGGGGCCCTGTTCGGGCAATTCGATGCGAACCTGGTACAGGTGGAAAACCGCCTCGGCGTCTATATCGCCGCACGCGGCAACCGCATCCAGATCGAAGGCCCCGAAGATGCTGTCGCCCGCTCGCGCGAGACGCTGACCGGCATGTACAAACGGCTCGAACAGGGACAGGACTTGGATTCCGGCGCCATAGAATCACTCATCTCGATGTCAGCAGAACCCACATTCGACGGGATCATCACCGGCGAGGACGCCAAGAGTCCGCCGATCATGATCCGCACCCGCAAGAAGACCATCGTCCCGCGCTCGGCGGTACAGGTCGACTACATGCGCGCGCTCGCCAAGCACGACGTGATCTTCGCGCTCGGTCCGGCGGGTACCGGCAAGACCTACCTCGCGGTGGCACAGGCGGTTTCGCAGCTCATGACCGGCTCGGTCCAGCGCCTGATCCTCTCGCGCCCGGCGGTCGAGGCCGGTGAAAAGCTCGGCTTCCTGCCCGGGGACATGAAGGACAAGGTCGACCCCTATCTGCGCCCGCTCTACGATGCGCTCTACGACTGCATGCCGCCCGAGCAGGTCGAACGCCGCATCGCCAGCGGCGAGATCGAGATCGCCCCGATCGCCTTCATGCGCGGCCGTACGCTGGCCGATGCCTTCGTCATCCTCGACGAGGCGCAGAACACCACGCGCGAGCAGATGAAGATGTTCCTCACCCGCTTCGGCCAGAACAGCCGGATGGTGGTCTGCGGCGACCCGCGCCAGGTCGACCTGCCCGGCGGCGACCGCAATTCGGGCCTGTCCGACGCGGTGACCAAGCTCGAGGGCGTCGAGGGCATCGCCGTCACCCGCTTCACCGCCGCCGACGTCGTGCGCCACCCGATCGTGGGCCGCATCGTCGAGGCCTACGAAGGCCCGCTCTCGCAGTACGACGAGTAG
- a CDS encoding peptidylprolyl isomerase, with the protein MADEFLTFTLDTGNGEGGDVKIKLRPDLAPGHVERIKELTSEGFYDGIKFHRVIPGFMAQGGCPQGTGTGGSDKPDLQAEFNAEPHVRGVCSMARTSYPHSANSQFFICFDDARFLDKQYTVWGEVVEGMDHVDALPKGEPPREPGKIVKATLSEG; encoded by the coding sequence ATGGCTGACGAATTTCTGACTTTCACGCTCGACACCGGCAATGGCGAAGGCGGCGACGTCAAGATCAAGCTGCGCCCCGACCTCGCCCCCGGCCACGTCGAGCGCATCAAGGAACTGACCTCGGAAGGCTTCTACGACGGCATCAAGTTCCACCGCGTGATCCCCGGCTTCATGGCCCAGGGCGGCTGCCCGCAGGGCACCGGCACCGGCGGTTCGGACAAGCCCGACCTGCAGGCCGAGTTCAACGCAGAGCCGCACGTGCGCGGCGTGTGCTCGATGGCACGCACCAGCTACCCGCACTCGGCGAACAGCCAGTTCTTCATCTGCTTCGACGATGCCCGCTTCCTCGACAAGCAGTACACCGTGTGGGGCGAAGTCGTCGAAGGCATGGACCACGTCGACGCGCTGCCCAAGGGCGAGCCGCCGCGCGAGCCGGGCAAGATCGTCAAGGCGACCCTGTCGGAAGGCTGA